CTCGCCGGCCCCGATCGAGCAGGCCGAGTCGCTCGAGGACATCCTGTAGTACTACATCACCGCAGGTAGCTGGCCGGATGCCGCCGGTATCGGCGGCTCGGGCCGGGTGTGAGCGCGCACCCGGCCGGGCATGTACTCAGAGCCGGTGGCGTCCGGTTCAGCCGTCGACGCCGCCGGACCAAGACTTCGGTGCGGGTCTCGAGCTGGCGGGGCGCGGGTGAGCTACGTGCGCGGGCGCGGCGGGGTGGATCAGGGTCCGGATGGCGGCCGTGGGCCGCCCGGGCGGCGCGGAAATCGATCTCCCTCTGTCGGACCGTTGCCCTAGGATGAGGTGCATGGCCTCGCCGTTCCCACAGTTCTCCGCTCTCTACCCGTTCGGGCTCGACGAGTTCCAGGTCCAGGGCTGTGCCGCGCTGGACGAGGGCCACGGGGTGCTGGTGGCGGCCCCGACCGGCGCCGGCAAGACCGTGGTGGGGGAGTACGCCGTCTTCCTCGCGCTCGAGCGCGGGCGCAAGTGCTTCTACACCACCCCTATCAAGGCCCTGTCGAACCAGAAGTACGCCGACCTGGTCAGGCGGCACGGCGCGGCCAACGTCGGCCTGCTCACCGGGGACAACTCGATCAACGGCGACGCGCCGGTGGTGGTGATGACCACCGAGGTGCTGCGCAACATGCTCTACGCCGGCTCCAGCGCCCTCGACGGCCTCGGCTTCGTGGTCATGGACGAGGTGCACTACCTGGCCGACCGCTTCCGCGGCGCGGTGTGGGAAGAGGTGATCATCCACCTGCCCGAGTCGGTGCAGCTGGTCTCCCTCTCGGCCACCGTGTCCAACGCCGAGGAGTTCGGCGAGTGGCTCGAGACCGTGCGCGGCCAGACCACGATCATCGTCTCCGAGCACCGGCCGGTCCCGCTCTGGCAGCACGTGCTGGCCGGCGGCCGGATCTTCGACCTCTACAACGGGGTGGACCCGGAGACCCCGGACGCCGCGCGGGTCAACCCGGAGCTGGTGCGCTTCTGCCGGATGGAGGAGCGCGCGCCCGGCAGCGGCCGGCGGGGGCGCTCGGCCGGGGTCGGCCGCGGCCGGTCCGGGCTGCCGAGCCGGGTGGACGTGGTCGAGCGGCTCGACGCCGAGGGTCTGCTGCCCGCCATCACCTTCATCTTCTCCCGCGCCGGGTGCGAGGGCGCGGTCCAGCAGTTCCTGCGCTCCAACATCCGGCTGCTCGGCCAGGACGAGCGGCTGCGGGTGCGCGCGCACGTGACCGCCCGCACCGCCGACATCCCGCGCGAGGACCTCAACGTCCTGGGCTTCCACGACTTCCTGGACGGGCTCGAGCGCGGAGTGGCCGCGCACCACGCCGGGATGCTGCCCACGTTCAAGGAGATCGTCGAGGAGCTGTTCGTCCAGGGCCTGGTCAAGGCGGTGTTCGCGACCGAGACCCTGGCGCTCGGGATCAACATGCCGGCCCGCTCGGTGGTGCTCGAGTCGCTGGTGAAGTGGAACGGGGAGGCGCACGTCGACGTCACCCCGGGCGAGTACACCCAGCTGACCGGCCGGGCCGGGCGGCGCGGCATCGACATCGAGGGCCACGCCGTGGTGCTCTACCGCCCCGGACTCGACCCGCGGGCGCTGGCCGGCCTGGCCTCGACCCGCACCTATCCGCTGCGCTCGTCCTTCAAGCCGTCCTACAACATGGCCGTGAACCTGGTCGGCCAGGTCGGCACCGCGCGCGCCCGGGCGCTGCTGGAGAGCTCGTTCGCGCAGTTCCAGGCGGACCGCGCGGTGGTCGGGCTGACCCGGCAGCTGCGCCGCAACACCGAGGCGCTCGCGGGCTACAAGGAGTCGATGACCTGCCACCTGGGCGACTTCGAGGAGTACGCCGGCCTTCGCCGGGCGCTGTCGGACCGCGAGGCCGAGCTGTCCCGGCAGAACTCCGCGTCCCGCCGGGCCGCCGCGGCCTCCGCGGTCGAGGCGCTCAAGGTGGGCGACATCATCACCGTGCCGGCCGGGCGCCGGTCCGGGCTCGCGGTGGTGCTCGACCCCGGGCTGGACACCGGCAAGGAGGGCCCGCGCCCGCTGGTGCTGACCGCCGAGCGCCAGGTGGCGCGGCTGTCCATGCTGGACTTCCCGGTGGCGGTGGAGCCGCAGGGCTGGATGCGCATCCCGAAGTCGTTCAACCCGAAGTCC
This genomic window from Actinospica robiniae DSM 44927 contains:
- a CDS encoding DEAD/DEAH box helicase, which gives rise to MASPFPQFSALYPFGLDEFQVQGCAALDEGHGVLVAAPTGAGKTVVGEYAVFLALERGRKCFYTTPIKALSNQKYADLVRRHGAANVGLLTGDNSINGDAPVVVMTTEVLRNMLYAGSSALDGLGFVVMDEVHYLADRFRGAVWEEVIIHLPESVQLVSLSATVSNAEEFGEWLETVRGQTTIIVSEHRPVPLWQHVLAGGRIFDLYNGVDPETPDAARVNPELVRFCRMEERAPGSGRRGRSAGVGRGRSGLPSRVDVVERLDAEGLLPAITFIFSRAGCEGAVQQFLRSNIRLLGQDERLRVRAHVTARTADIPREDLNVLGFHDFLDGLERGVAAHHAGMLPTFKEIVEELFVQGLVKAVFATETLALGINMPARSVVLESLVKWNGEAHVDVTPGEYTQLTGRAGRRGIDIEGHAVVLYRPGLDPRALAGLASTRTYPLRSSFKPSYNMAVNLVGQVGTARARALLESSFAQFQADRAVVGLTRQLRRNTEALAGYKESMTCHLGDFEEYAGLRRALSDREAELSRQNSASRRAAAASAVEALKVGDIITVPAGRRSGLAVVLDPGLDTGKEGPRPLVLTAERQVARLSMLDFPVAVEPQGWMRIPKSFNPKSPQSRRDLASALRTKAGAEGVKPTRPRRQRADAADDAEISRLRAALRRHPCHGCEDRENHARWAERYWRLQRETDQLERRVRGRTNSIARTFDRVCSVLTVLGYLDGERVTDPGRRLARIYSELDLVAAECLREGVWDGLGPADLACAASLLVYEARISDDAPPPRVPKGPAREAIERTMRIWLDTHSIEGDYDLDFQREPDTGFAWAAYRWASGHRLEDVLDEVGLPAGDFVRWCKQLIDLLGQIADAAAGDQASGVRESARSAVGLIRRGVVAYTSMT